The following proteins are co-located in the Candidatus Zymogenus saltonus genome:
- a CDS encoding DUF4911 domain-containing protein — protein sequence METTEKYYKIRRDGIALLKYIIESYDGAAAVRTVDREGMILEIMIAPGFEGVVDGVIEELSDELGIVAVERPDNIDPL from the coding sequence TTGGAAACAACGGAAAAATATTATAAAATACGAAGGGACGGGATCGCCCTATTAAAATATATCATTGAGTCTTATGATGGGGCGGCGGCCGTTAGGACCGTGGACAGGGAAGGGATGATTCTGGAGATTATGATAGCCCCCGGTTTTGAGGGAGTGGTGGACGGTGTTATCGAAGAGCTTTCGGATGAGCTGGGGATAGTGGCGGTTGAAAGGCCGGACAATATCGATCCGCTGTAA